One genomic region from Bacteroidota bacterium encodes:
- a CDS encoding phosphatase PAP2 family protein: MIDFLKSVDTRLFLLFNGHHTPFMDKVMSLAGGKLTWIPLYILLLFFVWRKKQEKMWLVVLSVAILITFSDQISVHLFKETFQRYRPCHNLLLQGKVQLINGECGGLYGFVSNHAANSFALITFLSLFFRKVSIALCLYLWASFVCYGRVYAGVHYPFDIVGGMALGIFLGLVTYKLYKNLDKKYAQ; this comes from the coding sequence ATGATTGATTTTCTGAAATCAGTTGACACACGGCTTTTTCTTTTATTTAACGGGCATCATACTCCGTTCATGGATAAAGTAATGAGTTTAGCTGGAGGAAAATTAACATGGATTCCTCTTTACATTTTGCTTTTGTTTTTTGTGTGGAGAAAAAAGCAGGAAAAAATGTGGCTGGTAGTTTTATCGGTTGCTATTCTTATTACGTTCTCTGACCAGATTTCTGTTCACCTGTTCAAAGAAACTTTTCAGCGCTACCGCCCTTGTCATAATCTTCTGCTTCAGGGAAAAGTTCAACTGATAAATGGCGAATGTGGCGGCTTGTACGGATTTGTTTCCAACCACGCTGCAAATTCTTTTGCATTGATAACTTTTCTCAGTTTATTTTTTCGGAAAGTGAGTATTGCGCTTTGCTTGTATCTTTGGGCAAGTTTTGTTTGTTACGGCCGCGTGTATGCAGGAGTTCATTATCCATTCGATATTGTTGGAGGAATGGCGCTTGGAATTTTTTTAGGACTTGTCACGTATAAATTATATAAGAACTTAGACAAAAAATATGCTCAATAA
- a CDS encoding CrcB family protein encodes MLNNFLYVFLGGGIGSAVRFGIAMLMVNYYRGSFPIATLISNTLSCFFLGLTVFLMGEKLNSDLPIRFLIITGFCGGFSTFSAFSYETVEMIKGGYNLYAALNILLSILVCFGIMSIFIRSNA; translated from the coding sequence ATGCTCAATAATTTTCTTTATGTTTTTCTTGGCGGAGGAATAGGAAGCGCGGTTCGCTTCGGAATTGCTATGCTCATGGTAAATTATTACCGAGGAAGTTTTCCAATCGCCACTTTAATTTCAAATACACTGAGCTGTTTTTTTCTGGGGCTCACTGTTTTTTTAATGGGAGAAAAATTAAATTCCGATTTGCCAATTCGCTTTCTAATCATTACCGGATTCTGCGGAGGGTTCAGCACATTTTCTGCTTTCAGTTACGAGACAGTTGAAATGATTAAGGGCGGTTATAATTTATATGCAGCGTTGAATATTCTTCTCAGCATTTTGGTTTGCTTCGGAATAATGTCGATTTTCATTCGTTCAAATGCATGA
- a CDS encoding LptF/LptG family permease: MKKLDLYIIKKFLGTFFLSIVLILMIVVVFDISERMEDFIAKKPPLKEIIFDYYFNFLPFFANLFSPLFTFIAVIYFTSRMAYRSEIIAILGSGVSFKRLLRPYLLSATAIALLSLYFNHYVIPKANKTRLAFEEIYLHSPYQFLDRNIHVRIAPDTYAYFAAFDNNSVAGSYFALEKIQEGKRNFYLKADRIFWDSIKGKWTLQNFFERKINGMNEKIKTGLAMDTIINISPAEFKRRENRTEAMQTPELTGFISEEKQKGSHLIPFYEVEKYRRSSFPFATFVLTLIGATVASRKVRGGIGWHIGVGLTISFSYILFMQVSTTFATNGGMPALIAVWIPNVIFTALALYMLRFAPK, translated from the coding sequence ATGAAGAAATTAGATTTATACATCATCAAAAAATTTCTCGGAACATTTTTTCTTTCCATTGTTTTAATCCTGATGATTGTGGTGGTATTCGATATTTCCGAGCGCATGGAGGACTTCATAGCGAAAAAACCCCCGCTCAAAGAAATTATTTTCGATTACTATTTTAATTTTCTTCCCTTCTTCGCCAATCTTTTCAGCCCGCTGTTTACTTTTATTGCGGTGATTTATTTTACATCGCGCATGGCGTATCGCTCTGAAATAATTGCCATTCTCGGAAGCGGAGTGAGTTTCAAACGCCTGCTTCGCCCGTATTTACTTTCTGCAACCGCCATTGCGTTGCTTTCGCTTTATTTCAATCACTATGTAATTCCGAAGGCAAATAAAACCCGCCTTGCGTTTGAAGAAATTTATCTGCACAGCCCTTACCAGTTTTTAGACCGCAACATTCACGTGCGCATTGCGCCCGATACCTATGCCTACTTTGCCGCTTTCGATAACAACAGCGTGGCGGGTTCTTATTTCGCGCTTGAAAAAATTCAGGAGGGCAAGCGGAATTTTTATCTGAAGGCAGATAGGATTTTTTGGGACAGCATAAAGGGAAAATGGACGCTGCAGAATTTTTTTGAACGGAAAATTAACGGCATGAATGAAAAAATAAAAACCGGTTTGGCAATGGATACTATCATAAATATTTCTCCTGCCGAATTCAAGCGGAGAGAAAATCGCACCGAAGCCATGCAAACACCGGAACTCACGGGTTTTATTTCTGAAGAAAAACAAAAAGGGTCGCACCTTATTCCTTTTTATGAAGTGGAAAAATACAGGCGAAGTTCTTTTCCGTTTGCAACGTTTGTGCTCACGCTGATTGGCGCCACGGTTGCCAGCCGCAAAGTGCGTGGAGGAATTGGCTGGCACATAGGTGTAGGACTGACCATCAGTTTTTCGTATATACTTTTCATGCAGGTGAGCACCACCTTTGCCACCAACGGAGGAATGCCTGCGCTTATTGCCGTGTGGATTCCGAATGTGATTTTTACCGCGCTTGCTTTGTATATGCTCCGGTTTGCTCCGAAGTGA
- a CDS encoding 4-(cytidine 5'-diphospho)-2-C-methyl-D-erythritol kinase has translation MITFPNAKINIGLKIIRKREDGFHDIETVMVPLKGILFDALEIISKSKVKSQSEGLLTEKSKIEILISGIKIQGEEKNNLCVKAYELLKKDFPLPAVKIFLHKAIPMGAGLGGGSADGAFMLKLLNEEFELGLAWGELHHYARQLGSDCSFFISNQPALAKGKGDELESIQLNLSGCHIAVVYPTIHVSTAEAYSMMEEWKNGRMEEWKTPQPSNLPFFQPSKLPIKKWKETIVNDFEKVIFPKHPELKKIKEKLYSHGALYASMSGSGSAVYGIFESEKKIKKYFSNYHVSEGIL, from the coding sequence ATGATTACTTTTCCTAACGCAAAAATAAATATCGGTTTAAAAATTATCCGCAAGCGCGAAGACGGCTTTCACGATATTGAAACGGTGATGGTGCCGCTGAAAGGAATTTTGTTTGATGCGCTGGAAATAATTTCCAAGTCAAAAGTCAAAAGTCAGTCCGAAGGACTCCTTACGGAAAAGTCAAAAATTGAAATTCTGATTTCGGGAATAAAAATTCAGGGAGAAGAAAAAAATAATTTATGCGTGAAGGCATACGAACTTCTAAAAAAAGATTTTCCGCTTCCTGCGGTAAAAATTTTTCTTCACAAAGCAATTCCCATGGGGGCAGGGCTGGGTGGTGGCTCGGCTGATGGCGCCTTCATGCTCAAATTGCTGAACGAAGAATTTGAACTGGGATTGGCATGGGGAGAACTTCACCATTATGCGCGGCAACTCGGAAGCGATTGTTCTTTTTTCATCAGCAACCAGCCCGCATTGGCAAAAGGCAAAGGAGATGAACTTGAATCCATACAATTAAATTTAAGCGGCTGTCACATTGCTGTTGTTTATCCAACTATTCATGTGAGCACGGCTGAAGCATATTCAATGATGGAAGAATGGAAGAATGGAAGAATGGAAGAATGGAAAACTCCCCAACCTTCCAACCTTCCATTCTTCCAACCTTCCAAATTACCTATTAAAAAGTGGAAAGAAACTATTGTGAACGATTTTGAAAAAGTGATTTTTCCAAAACATCCGGAACTGAAAAAAATAAAAGAGAAACTTTATTCCCATGGAGCGCTCTATGCTTCCATGAGCGGAAGCGGATCGGCTGTGTATGGAATTTTTGAAAGCGAAAAAAAAATAAAAAAATATTTTTCAAATTATCATGTGTCGGAAGGAATTTTATAA
- a CDS encoding acetyl-CoA carboxylase carboxyltransferase subunit alpha, with protein MNYLDFEKPIAELREQIEKLKQTAQKSKIDVSKTVLELETKIKGKRAEIFSNLTPWQRVQLSRHPDRPYTLDYINALTKGNFIEFAGDRFVKEDKAMVGGFGSLDGKTILFIGQQKGRTTKERQLRNFGMANPEGYRKSLRLMKLAEKFNKPIVTLIDTPGAYPGIEAEERGQAEAIARNLYEMARLKVPVICIIVGEGASGGALGIAIGDKVLMLENTWYSVISPESCSSILWRSWDFKEKAAEALKLTAEDMLKQKLIDGIIPEPLGGAHTNPEETYNFVKKEIQKYLAELETINSDARMKMRVEKFCSMGVVARETVSG; from the coding sequence ATGAATTATCTGGATTTTGAAAAACCCATTGCCGAACTCAGAGAGCAAATTGAAAAACTGAAGCAGACCGCGCAGAAAAGTAAAATAGATGTCAGCAAAACGGTTCTCGAACTTGAAACAAAAATAAAAGGCAAGCGCGCAGAAATTTTTTCCAACCTCACCCCCTGGCAGCGTGTTCAACTTTCCCGCCACCCCGACCGCCCTTATACATTGGATTATATAAATGCGCTCACCAAAGGAAATTTCATTGAGTTTGCAGGCGACCGGTTTGTGAAAGAAGATAAAGCAATGGTCGGTGGATTCGGTTCGCTTGATGGAAAAACAATCCTGTTCATCGGTCAGCAGAAAGGAAGAACAACGAAAGAACGGCAACTGCGGAATTTCGGAATGGCGAATCCTGAAGGATACAGAAAATCTTTGCGCCTCATGAAACTCGCAGAGAAATTTAACAAGCCCATCGTAACTTTGATTGATACTCCGGGCGCTTATCCCGGCATTGAAGCCGAAGAGCGCGGGCAAGCCGAAGCCATTGCGCGCAATCTCTATGAAATGGCGCGGCTGAAAGTTCCCGTTATCTGCATCATCGTTGGCGAAGGCGCATCGGGCGGTGCTCTTGGCATTGCAATTGGCGATAAAGTTTTGATGCTGGAAAACACCTGGTACTCGGTGATTTCTCCCGAATCGTGTTCTTCTATTTTATGGCGCAGTTGGGACTTCAAAGAAAAAGCAGCCGAAGCGCTTAAACTCACTGCGGAAGATATGCTGAAACAAAAACTCATTGACGGAATTATTCCCGAACCGCTCGGAGGTGCGCATACAAATCCCGAAGAAACGTATAACTTTGTCAAAAAAGAAATTCAAAAATATCTTGCGGAATTAGAAACTATAAATTCAGATGCGCGGATGAAAATGAGAGTTGAAAAATTCTGCTCCATGGGTGTAGTTGCAAGAGAAACCGTTTCAGGATAA
- the eno gene encoding phosphopyruvate hydratase, with amino-acid sequence MPFISNITARQILDSRGNPTVEVDVLTDAGAFGRAAVPSGASTGKHEALELRDGEKNQYLGKGVQKAVNNVNTVIKQELNGAYIFDQGGIDKKMIALDGTDNKESLGANAMLGVSLAVAKAAAEECRLPLFKYIGGVNANTLPIPLMNILNGGAHADNGLDFQEYMIMPVGAPTFSEGLRMGVEVFHHLKKVLREKNFSINVGDEGGFAPNIKSNEEAIKYVLKAIESAGYKPGKDIYIAMDAASSEFYDSKTKKYIFKKSSGEKLSSADMVNFWADWVKKYPIASIEDGMAEDDWDGWKLMTEKLGKKIQIVGDDLFVTNVIRLQKGIDEGAANSILVKVNQIGTLTETISAVQLAYKNSYTAVMSHRSGETEDSTIADLAVALNTGQIKTGSASRSDRVAKYNQLLRIEEQLGEAAVYPGKDFKYLK; translated from the coding sequence ATGCCTTTCATATCAAATATTACCGCAAGACAAATTCTTGATTCAAGAGGAAATCCAACGGTGGAAGTGGATGTGCTGACCGATGCGGGAGCATTCGGAAGAGCGGCAGTTCCTTCCGGAGCATCCACCGGAAAGCACGAAGCGCTCGAACTTCGCGATGGAGAAAAAAATCAGTATCTCGGCAAAGGAGTTCAGAAGGCAGTGAACAATGTGAATACAGTTATCAAGCAAGAATTAAATGGTGCATATATTTTTGACCAGGGTGGAATTGATAAAAAAATGATTGCGCTCGATGGAACGGATAACAAAGAGAGTTTAGGGGCTAATGCAATGCTGGGCGTTTCGCTTGCTGTGGCGAAAGCCGCTGCGGAAGAATGCCGCCTGCCGCTTTTCAAATATATCGGTGGAGTGAATGCAAACACGCTTCCCATTCCGTTGATGAATATTCTGAACGGAGGCGCGCATGCGGATAACGGTTTGGATTTTCAGGAATACATGATAATGCCTGTGGGCGCGCCCACTTTCAGCGAAGGGTTGCGGATGGGCGTGGAAGTTTTTCATCACCTGAAAAAAGTTCTGAGGGAAAAAAACTTTTCTATTAATGTGGGCGATGAAGGCGGATTTGCTCCGAACATAAAATCAAATGAAGAAGCAATTAAATATGTTTTGAAAGCAATTGAATCGGCAGGATACAAACCCGGAAAAGATATTTACATCGCGATGGACGCTGCCTCTTCAGAATTTTATGATTCGAAAACAAAAAAATATATTTTCAAAAAATCTTCCGGAGAAAAACTTTCTTCTGCTGATATGGTAAACTTCTGGGCGGATTGGGTGAAAAAATATCCTATCGCTTCCATTGAAGACGGAATGGCGGAAGATGACTGGGATGGTTGGAAACTGATGACAGAAAAACTTGGGAAAAAAATTCAGATTGTCGGTGATGATTTATTTGTAACCAATGTTATCCGGCTTCAAAAAGGAATTGATGAAGGCGCTGCGAATTCAATTCTTGTAAAGGTGAATCAAATTGGAACACTGACAGAAACAATCAGCGCTGTGCAACTGGCGTATAAAAATTCTTACACAGCAGTAATGAGCCACCGCTCGGGTGAAACAGAAGATTCCACCATTGCAGATTTGGCAGTTGCATTGAATACAGGACAAATAAAAACCGGTTCTGCTTCCCGTTCAGACAGAGTTGCAAAGTACAATCAACTTTTGAGAATTGAAGAACAACTCGGTGAAGCAGCAGTTTATCCCGGCAAAGATTTTAAATACTTAAAATAA